Proteins from a single region of Aerococcus viridans:
- a CDS encoding QueT transporter family protein encodes MALHNKRYIWAVSIGVFTANFLTYGPIDMIVGSVSTFIFLYIGRWLGDYLVKMAKQAQFDLLSDQWVRYITLAVIFALSMFTTTTTIVLVGADAAFLPIYFSLALSEFAAMTLGMFIMYPLSKRIDFDR; translated from the coding sequence CTGGCCCTTCACAATAAACGCTATATCTGGGCAGTTTCTATCGGTGTTTTCACCGCTAACTTCCTGACTTACGGCCCAATCGACATGATCGTCGGCTCTGTTTCAACCTTTATCTTTCTATATATTGGCCGCTGGTTAGGTGATTATCTTGTCAAAATGGCCAAGCAAGCCCAATTTGACTTATTGTCTGACCAATGGGTTCGCTATATTACTTTGGCAGTCATTTTCGCCCTATCCATGTTCACAACCACTACAACAATCGTATTAGTCGGTGCCGACGCCGCCTTCTTACCGATATATTTCTCACTAGCCCTGTCCGAATTTGCGGCCATGACCCTTGGTATGTTCATTATGTACCCATTAAGCAAACGAATCGATTTCGACCGCTAA
- a CDS encoding heavy metal translocating P-type ATPase, giving the protein MTEKETHHHKDTRHHSNQHTHEHANTNDHNHKHDHCGHNHSEHDTKLATRLYILGFIAFILGLIIGHWLPFIGNTLMVASVILSGYHVLGEGFGDTIRDTMSAGKFKPNIHLLMGLAAVGALLIGSFYEAALLILIFAGAHFLEDYAEGRSRREITNLMNLNPTEALLLQADGSTQNVAVDQLQIGDQVQVLNGGQIPTDGRIVKGATVINEASINGESMPKEKTVGDEVFGATINGDHAIVVEVTKNPDETVFAKILQMVEASQANLTPAATKIKKIEPIYVTTVLAIFPFIVLLGPWIFGWEWAEAWYRGLIFLISASPCALAASAVPATLSAISNLARHGVLFKGGAYLANLIDLKAIAFDKTGTLTKGEPEVTDYFFVDGIQDEAILPVVVAMESQSNHPLARAILQEFKAHTKPLTDPIEVTNDLGKGLSGTYAGHTYQIGKPSIFEVVPDKIKGHTDELSADGKTVVYIAKDDAVIGYIAMMDTPNQAAKAAIDYLHQADVHTVMITGDNQVTGQAVANQVGIDQVVANVLPEEKAQIVKDLQAEYGQVGMTGDGVNDAPALVQADIGFAMGDGTDVAIDVADVVVMANDLDKLIYAHQVSNDLNRITWQNMAFSMFVVLVLVILNFMGISDIALGVLFHEGSTILVILNGLRLLRGKKE; this is encoded by the coding sequence ATGACTGAAAAAGAGACCCATCACCATAAAGATACAAGACATCATTCTAATCAACATACACATGAACACGCAAACACTAACGACCATAATCATAAACATGACCACTGTGGACACAACCATAGTGAACATGATACCAAGCTGGCTACCCGCCTGTATATCCTTGGTTTCATCGCCTTCATTTTAGGGCTTATCATTGGGCATTGGCTACCATTTATCGGGAATACCTTAATGGTAGCGTCAGTAATTTTATCCGGCTACCACGTGTTAGGTGAGGGCTTTGGTGATACTATTCGAGACACCATGTCCGCTGGTAAATTCAAACCCAATATCCACTTATTGATGGGGCTGGCGGCAGTTGGCGCTTTATTAATCGGCTCTTTCTATGAAGCAGCCCTATTAATTTTAATTTTCGCGGGTGCCCACTTCCTAGAAGATTATGCGGAAGGTCGGTCGCGACGTGAAATTACCAACCTGATGAATTTGAACCCAACTGAAGCCTTACTATTACAGGCTGATGGTTCAACCCAAAACGTGGCAGTTGACCAACTGCAAATCGGTGACCAAGTCCAAGTCTTAAATGGGGGTCAAATCCCTACTGATGGCCGAATTGTCAAAGGGGCTACTGTCATCAACGAAGCCTCTATCAATGGCGAATCAATGCCTAAAGAAAAAACAGTAGGTGACGAGGTATTTGGGGCGACCATTAACGGGGACCACGCTATTGTGGTTGAAGTCACGAAGAATCCGGATGAAACCGTCTTTGCGAAAATCCTGCAAATGGTGGAAGCGTCCCAAGCCAATTTGACACCAGCTGCCACTAAAATTAAGAAAATCGAACCAATCTATGTCACAACCGTCCTGGCCATTTTTCCATTCATAGTCCTTCTAGGTCCTTGGATCTTCGGCTGGGAATGGGCAGAGGCTTGGTACCGTGGACTGATATTCTTAATTTCCGCCTCACCATGTGCCTTGGCCGCTTCAGCAGTGCCCGCAACCCTATCGGCCATTTCAAACTTGGCACGCCATGGCGTCCTATTCAAAGGTGGCGCTTACCTAGCCAATCTGATTGATTTAAAAGCCATTGCCTTCGATAAAACCGGCACCTTGACCAAGGGTGAACCCGAAGTGACCGACTACTTTTTTGTTGACGGAATCCAAGACGAAGCAATCTTGCCAGTAGTTGTCGCGATGGAAAGTCAATCCAACCATCCCTTGGCTCGTGCCATTTTACAAGAATTTAAAGCCCACACAAAACCCTTAACCGACCCGATTGAAGTGACGAATGACCTTGGAAAAGGGCTGAGCGGGACCTACGCTGGCCACACTTATCAAATCGGTAAGCCATCAATATTTGAGGTCGTTCCAGACAAAATCAAGGGGCACACAGACGAATTGTCGGCGGACGGGAAAACGGTGGTTTATATCGCAAAAGACGATGCAGTTATCGGCTACATAGCTATGATGGATACGCCAAACCAAGCGGCTAAAGCAGCCATCGACTACCTCCACCAAGCGGACGTTCATACTGTCATGATCACTGGAGACAACCAGGTGACTGGGCAGGCAGTCGCTAATCAAGTGGGGATTGACCAAGTTGTGGCCAATGTTTTACCTGAAGAGAAGGCCCAAATTGTTAAAGACTTACAAGCTGAATACGGACAAGTTGGGATGACAGGGGACGGGGTCAATGACGCGCCAGCTCTAGTGCAAGCAGATATTGGTTTCGCTATGGGTGACGGAACGGATGTGGCAATTGACGTTGCTGACGTTGTTGTGATGGCTAATGACCTGGACAAATTGATTTATGCCCACCAAGTATCCAATGATTTAAACCGAATTACTTGGCAGAATATGGCCTTTTCAATGTTTGTTGTGCTCGTTTTAGTCATCTTGAATTTCATGGGCATTTCAGATATCGCTCTTGGCGTCCTTTTCCATGAAGGCTCAACAATTTTAGTTATCCTGAACGGCTTACGCTTGTTGCGTGGGAAAAAGGAATAA